In a single window of the Papaver somniferum cultivar HN1 chromosome 8, ASM357369v1, whole genome shotgun sequence genome:
- the LOC113303795 gene encoding protein LYK2-like, which translates to MAEFLVTKLCLATLFLFIIINCVSCVAFVQPKAQTKPHAKILPKAQPKPQPKSNFLSCDSKSPQASGYHCNAPASVQEHCSTFALFRANSHYSSLHNLTFYLSFNRKVLDSANGFTPKNDLLVKDQAILIPIECKCNGSFFQSDVTKTTIMKDGFYEIAESLEGLTTCKAIQEKNKGISPRDLKEKLRVLVPLRCACPTQLELKQKTAMLLSYPVAVGDTIQNVASKFKVTPAAIISSNSRSGPLKPTKLEPLSTLLIPLAKKPAIIPGIGFSKPPKLAKLNVTNKPFVKPAMQKPKKKKKKNMVGVYAGVAVVGIVSIIGVGAAIFVTQSKKQKLQDLSKRNDDVELHHLSIRTKSEIKTVSEFSHDPLDGPVMDVTPHKMGVGTYSTEELQRATDDFHPSNLIEGFTFHGRLSGKNLAIKRTQPDAIAKMEFGLFHDAYHHHPNILRLLGTCLIDGPDSFLVFEYAKNGSLKDWLHGGLAMKSQFIASCYCFLTWKQRMKICLDVAMGLRYMHHVMNPSYVHRNIKSRNILLDDEFNAKIGNFGMSRCVQDDADDSKSLLTHPATWSRGYLAPEYLKHGIISSSIDIFAYGVVLLEVLSGKTPATRADDKGEGSVLLSNKIKSILASSNCNNELKDWMDHAMGDAYSFDTALTLAKLARECVEDEPALRPTAKEIVDKLSRLVDELPDADQISSSGSSSKSQVKVRSNDHA; encoded by the coding sequence ATGGCAGAATTTTTAGTTACTAAACTTTGCTTAGCAACCTTATTcttattcatcatcatcaactgtGTTTCTTGTGTTGCATTTGTTCAGCCAAAAGCTCAGACAAAACCTCACGCAAAAATCTTACCAAAAGCACAACCAAAACCTCAACCAAAATCAAACTTCCTAAGTTGTGATTCAAAATCCCCTCAAGCATCTGGTTACCATTGCAATGCCCCTGCATCAGTACAAGAGCATTGTTCTACATTTGCATTATTTCGCGCCAATTCTCATTACTCTTCCCTTCACAATCTcactttttatttaagttttaaTCGGAAAGTTCTTGACAGTGCAAATGGTTTTACTCCGAAAAATGATTTGCTTGTAAAAGATCAAGCTATTTTGATCCCAATTGAATGCAAGTGCAATGGTAGTTTCTTTCAGTCAGATGTTACTAAAACAACCATCATGAAAGATGGCTTTTATGAAATTGCTGAATCTTTGGAAGGTTTAACAACTTGTAAAGCTATCCAAGAGAAGAACAAAGGTATATCTCCACGGGATCTTAAAGAGAAACTCCGGGTATTGGTTCCATTACGATGTGCTTGTCCAACTCAATTGGAGCTAAAACAAAAAACAGCAATGTTACTTTCTTATCCTGTAGCAGTTGGAGACACAATTCAAAATGTAGCCTCTAAATTCAAAGTAACCCCAGCTGCTATAATCTCCTCCAATAGCCGATCAGGTCCTCTCAAACCAACAAAGCTTGAACCTCTTTCAACCCTTTTGATTCCGCTTGCCAAGAAACCTGCAATCATACCTGGAATTGGGTTCTCAAAACCTCCCAAGTTGGCTAAGCTTAATGTTACTAACAAGCCATTTGTAAAGCCGGCAATGCAGAAgcccaagaagaagaaaaagaagaacatggttggagTTTACGCCGGAGTTGCCGTGGTCGGAATTGTATCAATTATTGGAGTCGGTGCAGCAATATTCGTAACTCAGTCGAAGAAGCAGAAGTTGCAAGACTTGAGCAAGAGGAATGATGATGTGGAGCTTCACCACCTGAGTATCAGAACCAAGAGTGAAATAAAAACAGTTTCGGAATTCTCTCATGATCCTTTAGATGGGCCAGTTATGGATGTTACACCTCACAAAATGGGGGTAGGAACATACTCAACTGAAGAGCTACAAAGAGCCACGGATGATTTCCATCCTAGTAATCTAATCGAAGGATTCACCTTTCACGGTCGTCTCAGCGGGAAGAATTTGGCCATAAAACGAACACAACCGGACGCAATCGCCAAGATGGAGTTCGGCCTCTTCCATGATGCATACCATCACCATCCTAATATACTTCGACTTCTTGGTACGTGTTTGATAGACGGTCCTGATTCATTTCTTGTTTTCGAGTATGCTAAAAATGGGTCCTTGAAAGATTGGCTTCATGGTGGATTAGCAATGAAAAGTCAATTCATTGCTTCATGCTACTGTTTCCTGACATGGAAACAGAGAATGAAGATCTGTCTAGATGTGGCTATGGGATTACGTTACATGCATCATGTTATGAATCCAAGCTATGTCCACCGCAACATAAAGAGTAGAAACATTCTTCTAGACGATGAATTCAATGCCAAAATCGGAAATTTTGGTATGTCTAGATGTGTTCAAGACGATGCAGACGACTCGAAATCTCTCCTGACTCATCCAGCAACATGGAGCAGAGGATACTTAGCTCCTGAGTACTTAAAACATGGAATAATTTCGTCAAGCATTGACATTTTTGCATATGGGGTTGTTTTACTCGAGGTCTTATCAGGCAAAACACCTGCAACAAGAGCTGATGATAAGGGAGAAGGAAGTGTTCTACTTTCAAATAAGATTAAGAGCATCCTAGCGTCGAGTAATTGTAATAATGAACTTAAGGATTGGATGGATCATGCAATGGGAGATGCTTATTCATTTGATACTGCACTTACTTTAGCCAAATTGGCTAGAGAATGTGTTGAAGATGAACCAGCTTTAAGACCTACTGCAAAAGAAATTGTTGATAAGTTATCACGACTAGTCGATGAATTACCCGATGCAGATCAAATTTCAAGCAGTGGAAGTTCTTCTAAATCTCAAGTTAAGGTACGTTCAAATGATCATGCCTAG